The Litchfieldia alkalitelluris genome has a window encoding:
- a CDS encoding WecB/TagA/CpsF family glycosyltransferase, with product MLNKKAVMNLSFVDSSLDQFVKELEHYIDTSTKAHVVTANPEIIMYGEKDPSYKKILEQAEFMTPDGIGVVIASKILGDHLQERIAGFDVMERLLQLSSEKQYKLYFIGASQDVIETAVGNMKRKYPSLSVVGYHNGYFDWDDNVLVETIAESKPDIIFVGLGFPKQEQWISKSIDSFNKGIFIGVGGSFDVWAGKVKRAPIVWQKLNIEWLYRLVNQPTRWRRMLVLPQFLIKIIGIRMLKK from the coding sequence ATGCTTAACAAAAAAGCAGTTATGAATCTTTCGTTTGTTGATTCAAGCCTCGACCAGTTCGTTAAAGAGCTTGAACACTATATTGACACCTCGACAAAAGCACATGTTGTTACGGCGAATCCAGAAATCATCATGTATGGTGAGAAAGATCCTTCATATAAAAAAATCCTAGAGCAAGCTGAGTTTATGACGCCTGATGGAATTGGTGTAGTCATTGCATCAAAGATTCTTGGTGACCATCTCCAAGAACGAATTGCTGGCTTTGATGTAATGGAGCGGTTGCTACAATTATCAAGTGAGAAGCAGTATAAGCTTTATTTTATAGGAGCATCACAAGATGTGATTGAAACAGCTGTAGGGAATATGAAAAGAAAATATCCTTCTCTTTCAGTGGTTGGTTATCATAATGGATATTTTGATTGGGATGATAATGTTTTAGTAGAAACAATTGCTGAAAGCAAGCCAGACATTATATTTGTAGGACTAGGTTTCCCAAAGCAAGAGCAGTGGATTTCGAAATCTATCGATTCTTTTAACAAAGGAATCTTTATTGGTGTTGGCGGGAGCTTCGATGTTTGGGCTGGAAAAGTAAAGCGAGCTCCAATAGTATGGCAGAAGCTGAATATCGAGTGGCTCTATCGCTTAGTTAATCAGCCAACAAGATGGAGAAGGATGCTTGTATTGCCACAATTTTTGATTAAGATTATTGGAATTCGGATGTTAAAAAAGTAA
- a CDS encoding CDP-glycerol glycerophosphotransferase family protein gives MSSTEKRPKRLNWKERSFEVKMTTKTDKHKNNEVIQSNAPVENAPKRELVLDAAGTLPPENYIPRRKVTKLKWNGPIFEIQGYYYLENLPLLNDDMVKKSLVLINASGEKTEFPLKDKNIRQLKIDKEHGVDDLYLWSGFQGKYNLATDTSDGKPLPAGTYTVYLKLEVYVSTRKKYEQLFSLGNINEFLNDGFYSTKMEYFSAKREMKFNLLATYDEGVKTLKIKSTKLKDFNPAELTADASRKKGLFYRFFKKYGFKLFYMFFTLFPLQTKKVLFASDSRTDMSGNFEFVFAEMQRRDLDFDYHFSLRKTILEEKSYKEMIELAYHLATSKFIVLDDFYPMVYPLRIRANAELVQLWHAVGAFKTFGYSRIGRPGGPSPLSKNHRNYTKAIVSSKNVAKHYAEGFGIDIGHIVPTGIPRTDIFFDQDYQNRVKNDLYEQFPYLKDKKVIMFAPTFRGNGQQSAHYPMEVLDLDKLYKKFKDEYVFLFKVHPFVKNDWSIPYQYSDFFYDFSEYREINDLLFVTDVLITDYSSVCFEFALLNKPMVFFAFDVAEYVQERDFYYDYHSFIPGPLVRSTGELIKTIETGNFKMEKIHPFVNYFFENTDGKSSARVVDQIFLEQQGNDENLK, from the coding sequence ATGAGTAGTACGGAAAAACGACCTAAACGATTAAATTGGAAAGAAAGATCGTTTGAAGTCAAAATGACCACCAAAACAGATAAACATAAAAATAATGAAGTGATACAAAGTAATGCTCCCGTGGAAAATGCTCCTAAACGTGAATTAGTATTGGACGCAGCTGGTACACTACCTCCTGAGAATTACATCCCACGTCGAAAAGTTACAAAGTTAAAATGGAATGGACCAATTTTTGAGATACAAGGATATTACTATCTTGAGAATCTACCTTTATTAAATGATGATATGGTGAAAAAGTCACTGGTTCTTATTAATGCAAGCGGCGAAAAAACTGAATTCCCACTCAAAGATAAGAATATTCGTCAGTTAAAAATTGATAAAGAACACGGTGTTGATGATTTGTATTTGTGGTCTGGTTTCCAAGGGAAGTATAACCTTGCCACTGACACTAGTGATGGTAAGCCACTTCCTGCAGGTACATATACTGTTTATTTAAAACTTGAAGTCTATGTTAGTACACGTAAAAAATATGAGCAATTATTCTCCTTAGGGAATATAAATGAATTTCTTAATGACGGCTTTTATTCAACTAAGATGGAGTACTTTTCAGCCAAGCGAGAAATGAAGTTCAATCTTTTAGCCACTTATGATGAAGGTGTTAAAACATTAAAAATTAAGTCGACTAAATTAAAAGACTTTAATCCTGCCGAATTAACAGCTGATGCGAGTAGGAAAAAAGGGTTGTTTTATCGTTTCTTCAAAAAGTATGGATTTAAGCTTTTCTACATGTTTTTTACTCTTTTCCCATTACAGACTAAAAAGGTGTTATTTGCATCCGATAGTCGAACCGATATGAGTGGGAACTTTGAATTTGTATTTGCAGAAATGCAGCGACGTGATTTAGATTTTGATTATCACTTTAGTTTGAGGAAAACGATTTTAGAAGAAAAATCATATAAAGAGATGATTGAGTTGGCTTATCATCTAGCTACATCTAAATTTATTGTATTAGACGACTTTTACCCAATGGTCTATCCATTAAGAATTCGTGCAAATGCTGAGCTTGTTCAATTATGGCACGCGGTTGGCGCATTTAAAACGTTCGGATATAGCCGTATTGGTCGACCAGGTGGTCCATCGCCATTATCGAAAAACCATCGAAATTATACAAAGGCCATCGTGAGTTCTAAAAATGTGGCAAAGCACTATGCCGAAGGCTTTGGAATTGATATTGGTCATATTGTTCCTACCGGTATTCCTAGAACTGATATATTCTTTGATCAGGATTATCAAAACCGAGTAAAAAATGACCTTTATGAACAATTTCCTTACTTAAAGGATAAGAAAGTAATCATGTTCGCCCCAACATTTAGAGGGAACGGTCAGCAGTCTGCACATTATCCGATGGAAGTCCTTGACCTAGACAAGCTTTATAAGAAGTTTAAGGATGAGTATGTTTTTCTATTTAAGGTTCACCCATTTGTGAAAAATGACTGGAGTATTCCTTACCAATATAGTGACTTCTTCTATGATTTTTCAGAGTACAGAGAAATCAATGATTTATTGTTTGTTACTGATGTCTTGATTACTGATTATTCTTCTGTTTGCTTTGAATTTGCTTTATTAAATAAACCAATGGTCTTCTTTGCCTTTGATGTGGCAGAGTATGTTCAAGAGCGAGACTTTTATTATGATTATCATTCCTTTATCCCTGGTCCACTTGTACGTTCAACAGGTGAATTAATTAAAACAATCGAGACAGGTAACTTTAAAATGGAAAAAATCCATCCTTTTGTTAATTATTTCTTTGAAAATACAGATGGTAAATCAAGCGCTAGAGTGGTTGACCAAATATTTTTAGAGCAACAAGGCAATGATGAAAACTTGAAGTAG
- a CDS encoding ribitol-5-phosphate dehydrogenase, with product MINQVYRLVSPRQFEVTYKDRSLQSDYIVVRPTHLSICAADQRYYTGSRGQEAMAKKLPMALIHEGIGSVVYDASGELKPGTQVVMIPNTPIEKDEIVAENYLRTSKFRSSGYDGFMQDYIFLKRDRIVPLYEGINPHVAAFMELITIAMHALVRFEQRAHSRRNVFGVWGDGNLGYITALFLKRRYKDSKVYVFGKTQYKLNHFSFVDEAYSIDTIPEDMLIDHAFECVGGIGSQTAINQTIDYLSPEGTISILGVSEYPVEINTRMILEKGITMIGSSRSGREDFVNTVNFMQEHPDVESYLETIIGGVHVVRTIQDIISAFESDLTTSWGKTVMEWKI from the coding sequence ATGATTAATCAAGTATATCGACTCGTTTCACCAAGACAATTTGAAGTCACATATAAAGATCGTTCACTTCAATCAGATTATATTGTCGTTCGTCCCACTCATCTTTCGATTTGTGCAGCGGATCAAAGGTATTACACAGGATCTCGTGGTCAAGAGGCGATGGCTAAAAAACTGCCAATGGCACTGATTCATGAAGGAATTGGAAGTGTTGTATATGATGCGTCTGGGGAATTAAAGCCAGGTACACAGGTGGTGATGATTCCAAATACGCCGATCGAGAAGGATGAGATTGTCGCTGAGAACTATCTTCGTACAAGTAAATTCCGCTCAAGTGGGTATGATGGATTCATGCAGGATTATATTTTTCTAAAGCGTGACAGAATTGTTCCGCTATATGAAGGGATTAATCCACATGTAGCTGCATTTATGGAACTCATTACAATCGCTATGCATGCATTGGTTCGTTTTGAACAAAGAGCACATAGCCGACGCAATGTGTTTGGTGTATGGGGAGACGGTAATTTAGGTTATATAACTGCGTTATTCTTAAAGCGCAGATACAAAGATAGTAAGGTATATGTGTTTGGAAAGACACAATACAAACTAAACCACTTTTCATTTGTAGATGAAGCATACTCAATTGATACAATTCCTGAGGATATGTTAATTGATCATGCATTTGAGTGTGTTGGTGGGATTGGAAGCCAAACAGCCATTAATCAAACAATTGATTATTTAAGCCCTGAAGGTACAATATCTATTCTTGGGGTATCGGAATATCCTGTTGAAATTAATACACGTATGATTTTAGAAAAAGGAATTACGATGATCGGCAGTAGCCGTAGTGGTCGTGAAGACTTTGTTAACACGGTTAATTTTATGCAAGAGCATCCAGATGTGGAGAGCTATTTAGAAACAATTATTGGTGGCGTTCATGTAGTTAGAACAATTCAAGATATCATTAGTGCATTTGAAAGTGATTTAACAACATCTTGGGGAAAAACAGTAATGGAATGGAAGATATAA
- a CDS encoding glycosyltransferase: MIKLFPKNSNYYFIPNIIEGYGGLPQAMLYRADMFREFAHIDVTILTFNFDPTINYFTNTVINQERYKSLSILNMYDFLKGENQHIVQEPIERPFAEDGYTIERLEEENAFRFLKDGLLEKIKSFDPSNQRLLSIQYFNEKQVCIKREDVDEYGRITRTTDFEQDQGVPTQEFYYDELGHCYLRKLYTEKNGKGKIDQIQWFDRNGHVKEIFSTEEELQAYWIDFLTEKPINHFLIVDGRYLDHAVLSIKKENVYSIFVTHSTHLRAPYHFDSVLRLGNRPVLKNPGKPDGIVFFTEAQKADVVRRVGERNTYFVIPHAYKGPTTLPDFSKRDVKKAVVVARYHKEKQVDHAIKAFRTVVDEIPDAQLDLYGFGDELIPLQELIDSLNLTENVFLKGMIDYSGEAFEDASFSVLTSKYEGFGLVILESLAHGCPVVSYDIKYGPSDMITNGVNGYLVKKDDIEELAAQMIQLFKDPNLVEQMSLQAFKVAQKFDEPTFVKKWKLLFDTIIEQKPRRNQLSGFEFNLNKSDWLERPLGTYGVEGKLSLVGNYPKTTLSEMEIFWKVEERETREQFFVKPTMIPVSKKEWRVHGVFPVFNLYHNLSNLPVGTWDISLILKWNNAFFEKRIGYQKSAEAAKEKAEIKSKYVFEPYYTKPYGNLSFRVK; this comes from the coding sequence ATGATTAAACTGTTCCCGAAGAATTCAAACTATTATTTTATTCCAAATATCATTGAAGGCTATGGTGGGCTTCCGCAAGCGATGCTTTATAGAGCTGACATGTTTCGTGAGTTTGCTCATATAGATGTTACCATTTTAACCTTTAACTTTGATCCAACTATCAATTACTTTACAAATACAGTAATAAACCAAGAGCGATATAAGTCACTTTCAATCTTGAATATGTATGATTTTCTAAAAGGGGAGAACCAGCATATTGTTCAAGAGCCAATTGAACGCCCTTTTGCAGAAGATGGATATACAATTGAAAGACTTGAAGAGGAAAATGCCTTCCGTTTCCTTAAAGATGGATTGCTAGAGAAAATCAAAAGCTTTGATCCAAGTAATCAACGATTACTATCTATACAATATTTCAATGAGAAGCAAGTATGTATTAAAAGAGAAGATGTTGATGAATATGGAAGAATAACTAGAACAACGGATTTTGAACAGGATCAGGGAGTACCTACTCAAGAATTTTATTATGATGAGCTAGGTCACTGTTATTTGCGGAAATTGTATACCGAGAAAAATGGAAAAGGTAAGATTGATCAAATTCAATGGTTTGATAGGAACGGCCATGTGAAAGAAATTTTCTCAACTGAGGAGGAACTTCAGGCGTATTGGATCGATTTCTTAACTGAAAAACCGATCAATCATTTCTTAATTGTAGACGGACGATACCTTGACCATGCAGTTCTTAGTATTAAGAAGGAAAATGTTTATTCAATCTTTGTGACACATAGTACTCACCTTAGAGCGCCATACCATTTTGATTCTGTTCTACGTTTAGGTAATCGACCAGTACTAAAGAATCCAGGAAAGCCTGATGGAATCGTCTTCTTTACTGAAGCTCAAAAAGCAGACGTTGTAAGACGAGTCGGTGAACGAAATACTTATTTCGTCATACCACATGCATACAAAGGTCCTACTACCTTGCCTGACTTCTCTAAAAGAGATGTAAAAAAAGCTGTGGTAGTTGCGAGATACCACAAGGAAAAGCAGGTTGATCATGCTATTAAAGCATTTAGAACAGTCGTTGATGAGATCCCTGATGCGCAATTAGATTTATACGGGTTTGGGGATGAGTTAATTCCTTTACAAGAGTTAATTGATTCCTTGAACCTTACGGAAAATGTATTCTTAAAAGGGATGATTGATTACTCAGGCGAGGCATTCGAGGATGCGAGTTTCTCTGTGTTAACTAGTAAGTATGAAGGCTTTGGCCTTGTCATTCTTGAAAGTCTGGCTCATGGTTGCCCAGTAGTTAGTTATGATATTAAATATGGTCCAAGTGACATGATAACTAATGGTGTTAATGGCTATTTAGTTAAAAAAGATGATATAGAGGAATTAGCCGCTCAAATGATTCAATTGTTTAAAGATCCTAATCTTGTTGAACAAATGAGCTTACAGGCCTTTAAAGTGGCACAGAAATTTGATGAACCTACTTTTGTTAAAAAATGGAAACTTCTATTTGACACAATTATCGAACAAAAGCCACGGCGAAACCAGTTATCAGGTTTTGAGTTTAACCTTAACAAGTCGGACTGGTTGGAACGGCCTTTGGGAACATATGGGGTTGAAGGGAAATTGTCCTTAGTAGGCAACTATCCAAAAACAACCTTGAGCGAAATGGAGATTTTTTGGAAAGTTGAAGAAAGAGAAACAAGGGAGCAATTCTTCGTCAAACCTACAATGATTCCCGTTTCAAAGAAAGAATGGCGTGTTCACGGAGTATTTCCGGTATTTAATCTATATCATAACCTGAGCAACCTACCAGTAGGAACGTGGGATATCAGCTTAATACTAAAGTGGAATAATGCCTTTTTTGAAAAAAGAATTGGCTACCAAAAATCAGCGGAAGCTGCAAAGGAAAAAGCTGAAATTAAATCTAAGTATGTGTTTGAACCATATTATACAAAGCCATATGGAAACTTATCGTTTAGAGTCAAATAG
- a CDS encoding glycerophosphodiester phosphodiesterase has protein sequence MRYLKFLIACIVFLQMNALTYATDSIEEGNLPVIIAHRGASGSYPENTLVAYQKAIEAGADYLEIDLQMTQDGHLVTIHDQTVNDTTNGTGKVSSFSLNDLQKLDAGSWLDKQYKGVKIPTLAEVFRTFGNSAQYYIEVKKPNAYINMEEKLIEEIRNNKINLENIIIQSFELKSLEKIHKLEPSIKLVMLYWKKNKIPTNDCPKLKQLAYAVGMNHDRVTADMVKQVHEQGLRLHVYTANDDEEIDAALKSGVDGIFTNYPEKYNRDLLFMLFR, from the coding sequence ATGAGGTATTTAAAATTCCTTATTGCATGTATAGTATTTTTACAAATGAACGCACTTACCTATGCAACTGATTCTATAGAAGAAGGAAATCTCCCGGTAATAATCGCTCATCGCGGCGCATCTGGAAGCTATCCTGAGAATACATTAGTGGCATATCAGAAAGCGATAGAAGCTGGAGCAGACTATCTAGAAATAGATTTACAAATGACGCAGGATGGACATTTAGTAACCATTCATGATCAAACAGTTAATGACACGACTAATGGAACTGGAAAAGTTAGTAGCTTTAGCTTAAATGATTTACAAAAGCTAGATGCAGGTTCATGGCTTGATAAACAGTATAAAGGCGTAAAGATACCAACATTAGCTGAAGTGTTTAGGACATTTGGAAACTCCGCCCAATATTATATAGAAGTTAAAAAGCCAAATGCCTACATAAACATGGAAGAAAAGCTAATAGAAGAGATCAGAAATAACAAAATAAACTTAGAAAATATCATTATTCAATCATTTGAGCTGAAAAGCCTTGAAAAAATACATAAATTAGAACCAAGCATAAAGCTTGTGATGCTTTATTGGAAGAAAAATAAAATACCTACCAATGACTGCCCTAAGCTTAAGCAGTTAGCGTACGCAGTTGGAATGAATCATGATAGAGTGACGGCAGACATGGTCAAACAAGTACATGAACAGGGTCTACGGCTCCATGTATATACCGCAAATGATGATGAAGAGATTGATGCTGCTTTAAAATCCGGAGTTGATGGAATTTTTACTAACTATCCGGAAAAGTATAATCGAGATCTTCTATTCATGTTATTTAGATAA
- a CDS encoding LCP family protein: protein MKNNQRQQYLKKKRRKRVMLWIMVPFLLIGLGIATYATYLFNKAASAAETSQETLERGEKSEKREIAVNPKHDNISILFMGVDDSAKRELGTATRTDALILATLNEQEKSVKMVSIPRDSLVYIPSMGKEDKINHAYYNGAESTIETVEELFDIPVDYFVKLNFEAFIDVVEALDGVYVDVPVSFSEMDSQDRKNAIQLEEGFQLLNGEEALALSRTRKIDNDIERGKRQQLVLQAIIQRAASVASVSKYGGVIDALGDNITTNFKFGELIALHDYATEGSKLQIESFHLQGADLWTPTYYYQLDQANLEEISSTFQNHLRLNSLGERNESSLVNSEDELETENQNQ, encoded by the coding sequence AATAGGACTTGGTATCGCAACATATGCAACCTATTTGTTCAATAAAGCTGCGTCTGCTGCAGAAACGTCACAAGAAACACTTGAACGTGGGGAAAAGTCAGAAAAACGTGAAATAGCAGTTAATCCAAAACATGACAATATATCTATTCTATTCATGGGAGTCGACGATAGTGCTAAGCGTGAGCTTGGTACAGCAACCAGAACAGATGCTTTAATTCTTGCAACATTAAATGAGCAAGAAAAGTCAGTTAAGATGGTGAGTATTCCTAGAGATTCTCTTGTTTATATTCCTTCAATGGGTAAAGAAGATAAAATCAACCATGCCTACTATAACGGTGCAGAAAGCACCATCGAAACAGTTGAAGAATTGTTTGATATCCCGGTTGATTACTTTGTGAAACTGAATTTCGAAGCCTTTATTGATGTTGTTGAAGCACTTGATGGTGTTTATGTAGATGTTCCTGTCTCTTTCAGTGAAATGGATAGCCAAGATCGTAAAAATGCCATTCAACTTGAGGAAGGTTTTCAGCTGTTAAACGGTGAAGAAGCATTAGCATTATCAAGAACACGAAAAATAGATAATGATATTGAACGTGGCAAAAGACAACAGCTAGTTCTTCAAGCAATCATCCAACGTGCTGCGTCTGTTGCATCTGTTTCTAAGTACGGTGGTGTCATTGACGCATTAGGAGACAATATTACAACTAACTTTAAGTTCGGCGAATTAATTGCATTACATGATTATGCTACAGAAGGGTCAAAGCTACAAATTGAGTCGTTCCATTTACAAGGTGCCGACCTTTGGACTCCAACGTATTATTACCAGCTTGATCAGGCAAATCTAGAAGAAATCTCTTCTACATTCCAAAATCACCTTCGCTTAAATTCCTTAGGTGAAAGAAATGAAAGTTCACTTGTTAATAGTGAAGATGAATTAGAGACTGAAAACCAGAACCAATAA
- a CDS encoding CDP-glycerol glycerophosphotransferase family protein, giving the protein MEFLRYLPTILAKYFVKLAYLICTLIFPVNPKKITFASYRAEELKGNLAYIYKEISYEYRDYSCHFLFKKYNSSFGGKVDYLNHMLKASYHIATSRYFFIDDYYFPVYAITPRKGSEVVQFWHAAGAFKKFGYSTIDKQFGPSEAYLKHLKIHSNYSKAIVSSSEVIPFYAEAFDMPKEQVLPLGLPRTDYFFDTDEHIETRNRFFEEYPELIGKKIMLYAPTFRGKSHYQSSFKAPIDFEALKKKLGNQYVVLVKLHPYMKSIDVSDEVQDFVYHIKDNFDTQELMTISDLLVTDYSSVVFDYSILLKPIAFLADDLESYLEERDFYYEFHTFIPGPFFEQTDEFADWVEKGDFDLNKVTTFRERFFDVNDGQASKRIVQALLSTEASVAEQQKLTKMSS; this is encoded by the coding sequence ATGGAGTTCTTACGTTATTTACCTACCATCCTAGCAAAATATTTTGTGAAGCTAGCTTACTTGATTTGCACTCTAATTTTCCCAGTTAATCCTAAAAAGATTACTTTTGCTTCCTACCGTGCTGAAGAGCTGAAAGGAAACTTAGCGTATATTTATAAAGAAATTTCTTATGAATATCGTGATTATTCATGCCATTTTCTCTTTAAAAAATATAATTCTAGTTTCGGAGGAAAAGTAGATTACTTGAACCACATGTTAAAAGCTAGCTATCATATAGCAACATCACGTTATTTTTTTATTGATGATTACTACTTTCCCGTTTATGCGATTACTCCTCGTAAGGGATCAGAGGTCGTTCAGTTTTGGCATGCAGCAGGGGCATTTAAAAAATTCGGATACAGTACAATTGATAAACAATTTGGTCCGAGCGAAGCATATTTAAAGCATCTGAAGATACACTCAAATTATTCAAAGGCAATTGTAAGTTCCTCTGAAGTCATTCCGTTTTATGCGGAAGCTTTTGATATGCCTAAAGAGCAGGTACTACCATTAGGCTTGCCTAGAACAGATTATTTCTTTGATACGGACGAACATATTGAAACTAGAAATAGATTCTTTGAGGAATATCCAGAACTTATTGGTAAAAAGATTATGTTATATGCCCCAACGTTTCGTGGGAAAAGTCATTATCAGAGTTCGTTTAAAGCGCCAATTGATTTTGAAGCATTGAAGAAGAAGCTAGGAAATCAGTATGTTGTTTTGGTTAAACTTCACCCTTATATGAAATCGATTGACGTAAGCGATGAAGTTCAAGACTTTGTATACCATATTAAAGACAATTTTGATACACAGGAATTGATGACAATCTCAGATTTGTTGGTTACAGATTATTCATCAGTTGTGTTTGATTATAGTATTCTTTTGAAACCAATTGCATTTTTAGCAGATGATTTGGAATCCTATTTAGAAGAAAGAGATTTTTATTACGAATTCCATACCTTTATTCCAGGGCCATTTTTTGAGCAAACAGACGAGTTTGCTGACTGGGTAGAGAAAGGTGATTTCGATCTAAATAAGGTTACAACCTTTAGAGAACGCTTCTTTGATGTGAATGACGGGCAAGCAAGTAAGCGAATTGTTCAGGCTCTATTATCGACAGAGGCAAGTGTTGCTGAACAGCAAAAATTAACAAAAATGAGTTCTTAG
- a CDS encoding glycosyltransferase family 4 protein has protein sequence MLYVTLVICFVASILVTPLVKKLALKIGATDQPNNRKVHQTVMPRLGGLAIFISYVIGFIILMPESPYKYPILIGSFIIVITGMIDDMFDIAARWKLLGQVIAALVVILNGVDIDFINLPFGGQIEFGMFTIPLTILWIVGITNAINLIDGLDGLAAGVSSIALITISGMAIIMGNSFVVAMGFILLGSTLGFLIYNFHPAKIFMGDTGALFLGYMIAVLSLLGFKNVAVISFIVPIIILGVPISDTIFAIIRRVVHKQPIGAPDKSHLHHCLLRLGYGHKKTVLIIYCISALFGVIAVVFSQATTWGSLMVVFALLLVIELVVEKIELVGEQYKPIIKIVRGIRGIRYSYGKK, from the coding sequence ATGCTTTATGTAACATTAGTTATATGTTTTGTAGCTTCGATCCTCGTTACACCACTTGTAAAAAAGTTGGCGTTAAAAATTGGAGCAACAGATCAACCAAATAATCGAAAAGTACATCAAACAGTGATGCCTCGACTTGGTGGATTAGCAATCTTTATAAGTTATGTGATTGGTTTTATTATATTAATGCCTGAAAGCCCATATAAATATCCAATTCTTATTGGAAGTTTTATTATTGTGATCACAGGTATGATTGATGATATGTTCGATATAGCAGCTAGATGGAAACTGCTTGGTCAGGTCATTGCAGCATTAGTGGTTATCTTAAATGGAGTGGATATTGACTTCATTAACCTTCCGTTTGGTGGACAAATTGAGTTTGGAATGTTTACAATTCCTTTAACGATATTATGGATTGTTGGAATTACGAACGCAATTAACCTGATAGATGGCCTTGATGGTCTTGCTGCAGGAGTATCGTCTATTGCACTAATTACCATTTCAGGAATGGCGATTATCATGGGTAATAGCTTTGTTGTAGCGATGGGCTTTATTTTATTAGGAAGTACACTTGGATTTTTAATTTATAATTTCCACCCAGCGAAAATTTTCATGGGTGATACAGGGGCTTTATTCTTAGGTTATATGATTGCAGTGTTATCATTATTAGGATTTAAAAATGTAGCTGTTATTTCATTCATTGTGCCAATCATTATTTTAGGCGTTCCGATTTCTGATACGATCTTTGCGATTATTCGTCGAGTTGTTCATAAGCAGCCAATTGGTGCACCTGACAAGTCTCACTTGCATCACTGTTTATTGCGCCTGGGTTATGGTCACAAGAAGACAGTCCTGATTATCTATTGCATAAGCGCATTATTCGGAGTAATTGCTGTTGTGTTCTCTCAAGCAACAACATGGGGATCATTAATGGTTGTATTTGCTCTGTTACTAGTGATTGAATTAGTGGTTGAAAAAATTGAGCTTGTCGGAGAACAATATAAGCCAATTATTAAAATAGTACGAGGCATACGTGGAATCCGCTATTCGTACGGCAAAAAGTAA